One segment of Procambarus clarkii isolate CNS0578487 chromosome 1, FALCON_Pclarkii_2.0, whole genome shotgun sequence DNA contains the following:
- the LOC138363018 gene encoding serine/arginine-rich splicing factor 4-like codes for MLRNEARHKAPSGREATPRVGQRNNSRSRTKKQLQESDKETTPGVGQRSNSKSRTKKQLQESDKEATPRVGQRNNSKSRTKKQLQESDKETTPRVGQRNNSKSRTTKQLQESDKETTPRVGQRNNSKSRTKKQLQESDKEATPRVGQRNNSKSRTKKQLQESDKETTPRVGQRSNSKSRTKKQLQESDKEVTPGVREDAMITEYCNPETENYET; via the coding sequence atgCTCAGGAATGAGGCCAGACACAAGGCACCATCTGGAAGGGAAGCAACTCCAAGAGTCGGACAAAGAAACAACTCCAGGAGTCGGACAAAGAAGCAACTCCAAGAGTCGGACAAAGAAACAACTCCAGGAGTCGGACAAAGAAGCAACTCCAAGAGTCGGACAAAGAAACAACTCCAAGAGTCGGACAAAGAAGCAACTCCAAGAGTCGGACAAAGAAACAACTCCAAGAGTCGGACAAAGAAACAACTCCAAGAGTCGGACAAAGAAACAACTCCAAGAGTCGGACAAAGAAACAACTCCAAGAGTCGGACAACGAAGCAACTCCAAGAGTCGGACAAAGAAACAACTCCAAGAGTCGGACAAAGAAACAACTCCAAGAGTCGGACAAAGAAACAACTCCAAGAGTCGGACAAAGAAGCAACTCCAAGAGTCGGACAAAGAAACAACTCCAAGAGTCGGACAAAGAAACAACTCCAAGAGTCGGACAAAGAAACAACTCCAAGAGTCGGACAAAGAAGCAACTCCAAGAGTCGGACAAAGAAACAACTCCAAGAGTCGGACAAAGAAGTAACTCCAGGAGTAAGGGAGGACGCGATGATAACAGAATATTGTAATCCTGAAACAGAAAACTACGAAACCTAG